One window of the Halobacillus litoralis genome contains the following:
- the pnp gene encoding polyribonucleotide nucleotidyltransferase, with amino-acid sequence MAEEKQVYSIEVAGRTFSVEIGELAKQANGAALIHYGDTTVLSTATGSKEPKDLPFFPLTVNYEERLYAVGKIPGGFIKREGRPSDKAVLASRLIDRPIRPLFPEGYRNDVQVISSVMSVDQDCSSEMAAMLGSSISLGISDIPFDGPIAGVIVGRVDGEFVINPTIEQQEKSDIDLTVAGTKDAINMVEAGANEVSEADMLEAIMFGHEEIKRLVAFQEEIVAAVGREKMEVKLFDLDAELKSKVEAEATDAVAQAIKTEEKKAREEAIDQVKADVLASYEEQEADEETLKQVGSILENMVKTEVRLLITKDKIRPDGRGVDEIRSLTSRVGLLPRTHGSGLFTRGQTQALSVCTLGALGDVQILDGLDLEESKRFMHHYNFPKFSVGETGPIRGPGRREIGHGALGERALEVVIPSENQFPYTIRLVSEVLESNGSTSQASICASTLAMMDAGVPIKAPVAGIAMGLVKSGDDYTILTDIQGMEDALGDMDFKVAGTEKGVTALQMDIKIDGLSRDILEEALAQAKKGRMEILGHMLETIPQTRQELSAHAPKIMTMKINPDKIRDVIGPSGKQINQIIDDTGVKIDIEQDGTVFISSTDASMNTTAQKIIEDIVREVEVGEVYDGKVKRIEKFGAFVELFKGKEGLVHISEMAEERIGKVEDVVSMGDTIKVKVKEIDNQGRINLSHKAILLDEKKKQESNAE; translated from the coding sequence ATGGCAGAAGAAAAACAAGTCTATTCGATTGAAGTCGCTGGACGCACGTTTTCTGTTGAAATCGGCGAATTAGCGAAACAAGCGAATGGTGCAGCACTTATTCATTATGGAGATACGACAGTCCTGTCTACAGCAACGGGTTCAAAAGAACCTAAGGATCTGCCGTTCTTCCCATTAACCGTAAACTATGAAGAGCGTTTATACGCTGTTGGAAAAATCCCTGGTGGTTTCATAAAACGTGAGGGGCGCCCAAGTGATAAAGCAGTCTTGGCTTCCCGTTTGATTGACCGTCCGATTCGCCCATTATTCCCGGAGGGCTACCGTAATGATGTACAAGTCATCAGTTCGGTCATGAGTGTGGATCAGGACTGTTCATCTGAAATGGCAGCGATGTTAGGTTCTTCTATTTCATTGGGCATTTCCGACATTCCATTTGATGGACCCATTGCAGGGGTCATCGTTGGACGAGTTGACGGAGAGTTTGTCATCAACCCGACAATTGAACAGCAAGAAAAAAGTGACATTGATTTGACTGTCGCCGGTACAAAAGATGCCATCAACATGGTTGAAGCGGGTGCGAATGAAGTATCTGAAGCAGACATGCTTGAAGCGATCATGTTCGGACATGAGGAAATCAAACGCCTGGTAGCCTTCCAGGAGGAAATTGTTGCAGCAGTCGGAAGAGAAAAAATGGAAGTCAAATTATTCGATTTGGATGCTGAACTGAAGAGTAAAGTAGAAGCAGAAGCGACTGATGCTGTCGCTCAGGCTATTAAAACAGAAGAGAAAAAAGCACGTGAAGAAGCGATTGACCAGGTGAAAGCAGATGTGCTTGCCTCTTATGAAGAACAAGAAGCGGATGAAGAAACATTGAAACAGGTCGGTTCTATTTTAGAGAACATGGTGAAAACAGAAGTCCGCCTTTTGATTACAAAAGACAAAATTCGTCCAGATGGCCGTGGAGTCGATGAGATCCGCTCCTTGACCTCCCGTGTCGGCTTACTTCCAAGGACGCATGGTTCTGGATTATTCACTCGTGGCCAGACACAAGCGCTAAGTGTGTGTACTCTGGGTGCCCTTGGTGATGTTCAGATTCTGGATGGTCTTGACCTTGAAGAATCCAAGCGTTTCATGCACCACTATAACTTCCCGAAATTCTCAGTAGGGGAAACAGGACCGATACGTGGCCCTGGCCGTCGTGAAATCGGGCATGGTGCTTTAGGTGAGCGTGCTTTGGAAGTCGTCATCCCATCTGAGAATCAATTCCCTTATACTATCCGCTTAGTATCGGAAGTACTTGAATCGAATGGTTCGACTTCACAAGCAAGTATTTGTGCAAGTACATTAGCTATGATGGATGCTGGTGTCCCTATTAAAGCACCTGTCGCAGGAATCGCTATGGGGCTTGTTAAATCAGGCGATGATTATACAATCCTGACTGATATTCAAGGGATGGAAGATGCCCTTGGAGATATGGATTTCAAAGTAGCAGGGACTGAAAAAGGTGTTACAGCCTTACAAATGGACATTAAGATTGACGGTCTATCAAGAGATATTCTTGAAGAAGCGTTAGCTCAAGCGAAAAAAGGCCGTATGGAGATTTTGGGTCACATGCTCGAAACCATTCCTCAAACCCGCCAAGAGCTATCTGCACATGCACCTAAGATCATGACAATGAAAATCAACCCTGATAAAATTCGTGATGTTATTGGACCAAGCGGAAAACAGATTAACCAAATCATCGATGATACAGGGGTCAAGATCGACATTGAACAAGACGGCACTGTTTTCATATCTTCCACTGATGCAAGTATGAACACTACAGCACAAAAAATCATTGAGGATATCGTGCGTGAAGTTGAAGTTGGAGAAGTTTACGACGGTAAAGTCAAACGAATCGAAAAGTTCGGCGCGTTTGTTGAATTGTTCAAAGGAAAAGAAGGTCTTGTACACATTTCAGAAATGGCAGAAGAAAGAATCGGCAAAGTCGAAGATGTCGTTTCCATGGGCGATACGATCAAAGTGAAGGTAAAGGAAATCGATAATCAAGGTCGAATCAACCTTTCACACAAAGCTATTCTTCTGGATGAAAAGAAAAAGCAGGAATCGAATGCTGAATAA
- the rpsO gene encoding 30S ribosomal protein S15 yields MAITQERKQELINEYKTHDNDTGSPEVQIAVLTEQITTLNEHLRAHKQDHHSRRGLLKMVGKRRNLLNYLRNKDITRYRELIKSLGLRR; encoded by the coding sequence ATGGCTATCACACAAGAACGTAAACAAGAACTTATCAATGAGTACAAAACTCATGACAACGACACAGGGTCTCCAGAGGTACAGATCGCTGTACTTACCGAGCAAATCACGACATTGAACGAACACCTGCGTGCACACAAGCAGGATCACCACTCTCGTCGCGGACTGCTTAAAATGGTAGGTAAGCGTCGTAACCTATTGAACTACCTTCGTAATAAGGACATTACACGTTACCGTGAGTTAATCAAGAGTCTTGGCTTGCGTCGTTAA
- a CDS encoding adenylyltransferase/cytidyltransferase family protein translates to MKTFHLSTSSSANLLSVEPNVVAVGFFDGVHKGHQRVIATAKEKADASGVRSAVMTFDPHPSVVLKREQRDAYYITPLEEKEEILKDMGLDYLFVVTFDRSLAGLSPQQFVDDFFIPLNVRNVVAGFDFTYGHKGEGSMNTLAQHSRGRFAQTVVEKVADGEEKVSSTRIRKLLDVGKVNEVNDLLGRPFFVKGKSNSDLARKIIEVRVENSFYFPNEGVYTVTVLLKGMQHYGMAWLKSKVRQGQEQTCTFNVYLLDMDAGHSEEDVTVRFHNKIKDEFESINVDYIDDRLQKSEKVIRSFFGLE, encoded by the coding sequence ATGAAAACATTTCATCTATCTACCTCTTCTTCCGCAAATCTCCTTTCTGTAGAACCGAATGTGGTGGCCGTCGGTTTTTTTGATGGTGTCCATAAGGGGCATCAGCGCGTCATAGCTACAGCAAAAGAGAAAGCCGACGCTTCAGGGGTAAGGTCTGCTGTCATGACTTTTGACCCGCATCCATCGGTGGTTCTGAAAAGAGAGCAGAGAGATGCCTATTATATAACACCACTTGAGGAGAAAGAAGAAATTCTCAAAGACATGGGACTCGATTATTTATTCGTTGTTACTTTTGATCGATCCCTGGCAGGATTATCTCCCCAGCAGTTCGTCGATGACTTTTTCATTCCTTTGAATGTAAGGAATGTTGTTGCAGGTTTTGATTTCACATATGGACATAAAGGTGAAGGTTCAATGAATACGCTTGCTCAACATTCCAGAGGTCGCTTCGCTCAAACTGTGGTCGAGAAGGTTGCAGATGGAGAAGAGAAGGTGAGTTCGACCCGAATACGTAAACTTTTAGACGTGGGAAAGGTGAACGAGGTCAATGATCTACTTGGCAGACCCTTTTTCGTAAAAGGAAAAAGCAATAGTGACCTCGCAAGGAAGATAATCGAAGTCCGTGTTGAAAACAGCTTCTATTTTCCCAATGAAGGTGTCTACACTGTTACTGTTCTGCTAAAAGGTATGCAGCATTACGGAATGGCCTGGTTGAAGAGTAAAGTACGTCAAGGTCAGGAACAAACCTGTACCTTCAATGTGTATTTGCTTGATATGGATGCAGGTCATAGTGAAGAAGATGTTACTGTTCGATTTCACAATAAGATAAAAGATGAGTTTGAATCGATCAATGTTGATTATATCGATGACCGACTGCAAAAAAGTGAAAAGGTTATCCGCAGTTTTTTCGGCTTGGAATAG
- the truB gene encoding tRNA pseudouridine(55) synthase TruB, with protein MDGILPLWKPEGFTSHDCVSKARGMLKTKKIGHTGTLDPDVEGVLPLCVGKATKIVPFLTDTDKVYEAVVTLGTATDTEDSSGQIVESKEVTENIPYSEIEDHISSFQGEITQTPPMYSAVRVNGKRLYEYAREGIEVDRPSRQVLIKEISILSKDEEVVEGEMSFSLRVVCSKGTYIRTLCVDIGKTLGYPAHMSSLVRTKTGGITRDECYTLAQVQEKADEHKGKELLLPLSRGLSDMVSWEVDEEWKVMIQHGRVLTKPSHIDAETFAVVHDKEVIAIYQQHPSKPGYVKPVRVF; from the coding sequence ATGGATGGAATTCTTCCATTATGGAAACCTGAAGGGTTTACTTCCCACGATTGCGTGAGCAAAGCAAGAGGGATGTTGAAGACGAAGAAAATCGGGCATACCGGGACACTTGATCCAGACGTTGAAGGAGTACTACCGCTTTGCGTAGGAAAGGCAACAAAGATAGTACCTTTTCTCACAGACACGGATAAAGTCTACGAAGCTGTTGTGACTTTAGGAACTGCTACGGATACAGAAGACAGCAGTGGACAGATAGTTGAGTCGAAGGAAGTAACTGAAAATATTCCGTACAGTGAGATCGAAGACCATATTTCCTCTTTTCAAGGTGAGATTACTCAAACCCCGCCAATGTATTCAGCTGTAAGAGTGAATGGTAAACGCTTGTATGAATATGCAAGAGAAGGAATTGAAGTGGATAGACCCTCACGCCAAGTTCTGATCAAAGAAATCAGTATTCTTTCGAAGGATGAGGAGGTCGTAGAGGGAGAAATGTCTTTTTCACTGCGAGTTGTGTGTTCTAAAGGGACATACATCCGTACACTTTGTGTAGATATTGGGAAGACCCTAGGCTATCCTGCCCATATGTCTTCTCTTGTAAGGACAAAGACAGGCGGTATCACTCGGGATGAGTGTTACACATTGGCACAAGTTCAGGAGAAGGCTGACGAACATAAGGGGAAAGAGTTGCTTCTCCCTCTATCCCGTGGACTTTCGGATATGGTATCTTGGGAAGTAGATGAGGAATGGAAAGTGATGATCCAGCATGGACGTGTACTGACAAAACCTTCTCATATAGACGCGGAAACGTTCGCTGTAGTGCACGATAAAGAGGTCATTGCGATATATCAGCAGCATCCCAGTAAACCTGGATATGTGAAACCCGTTCGAGTGTTTTAA
- the rbfA gene encoding 30S ribosome-binding factor RbfA, with protein sequence MNDLRANRVGEQMKKEMSDIISKKIKDPRVGFVTVTEVKVTGDLQQAKVYISVLGDEKQKHDTLVGLAKAKGFIRSEIGQRIRLRKTPEIMFEFDEAIEQGNRIETILRDLNDTDS encoded by the coding sequence ATGAATGACTTACGAGCGAACCGCGTCGGGGAACAGATGAAAAAAGAGATGAGCGATATCATCAGTAAAAAAATCAAAGATCCCCGTGTCGGCTTCGTCACTGTTACTGAAGTGAAGGTAACAGGTGATTTGCAACAGGCGAAAGTATATATTTCCGTATTAGGAGATGAAAAACAAAAACATGATACACTAGTAGGCTTAGCAAAAGCTAAAGGGTTCATCCGCTCCGAAATCGGCCAGCGGATCCGTCTTAGGAAAACCCCTGAAATCATGTTTGAGTTTGACGAAGCGATTGAACAAGGAAATCGTATCGAAACTATTCTCCGTGACTTGAATGATACGGATAGTTGA
- a CDS encoding DUF503 domain-containing protein yields MIVSAEVDCIIYEAQSLKEKRAVLKRIKTRLQNEFNIAVSELDFQNLWQRTRLGLVTIASDKVIAEQTMQQALAFIDSFPEIERTETNQEWL; encoded by the coding sequence ATGATTGTAAGCGCAGAAGTGGATTGCATCATCTATGAAGCGCAATCGTTGAAAGAAAAACGTGCTGTTCTGAAGCGGATCAAAACAAGGCTCCAAAATGAATTCAACATCGCTGTCAGTGAACTGGATTTTCAAAATCTATGGCAGCGTACCCGCCTTGGGCTGGTTACGATCGCGAGTGATAAAGTGATCGCTGAGCAGACGATGCAGCAGGCTTTAGCTTTCATCGATTCTTTTCCAGAGATCGAACGCACAGAGACGAACCAGGAATGGCTATGA
- the infB gene encoding translation initiation factor IF-2 — MSKMRVYEYAKKNELSSKQVIQKLQNLNIEVTNHMSTLEDDEAKKLDQAFGKGQSPQQPKQEKGNAAKPKDNKKPANKNQKNNKKKQKPAQQQPQAQKKAKNQTPEKITYSGSLTVGELAEKLGKDSSDIIKKLMNLGVMATKNQDMDADSIELICGEYDVEVEEEVIVDETDIENMTFDDDPADLQERPAVVTIMGHVDHGKTTLLDQIRNTKVTEGEAGGITQHIGAYQIEENEKKITFLDTPGHAAFTSMRSRGAQVTDIAILVVAADDGVMPQTKEAISHAKAAGVPIIVAVNKMDKEGANPDRVMQELMEYELIAEDFGGETIFVKMSAVNGEGIENLLEMIVLVSEMEELNANPDRAAYGTVIEAELDKGRGPVATLLVQNGTLNVSDSLVVGNTWGRVRAMVNDIGRRVKVAGPSTPVEITGLNNVPQAGDRFLVFDDEKKARSVGEARAQKHLEENRSSTARVSLDDLFDQIKQGEVKDINLIVKGDVQGSVEALAGSLEKIEVEGVKVKIIHTGVGAITESDIALASASNAIVIGFNVRPDGNARKAAESEDVEIRLHNIIYKVMEEIEAAMKGMLDPEYEEKIIGQVEVREIFKVSKIGTIAGSYVTEGKVNRNSGIRIIRDGVVIYEGEIDALKRYKDDAKEVQKGYECGITIKNFNDIKVGDIIEPFEMQEIERT, encoded by the coding sequence ATGAGTAAAATGCGCGTATATGAATATGCCAAAAAAAATGAACTATCTAGCAAGCAGGTAATCCAAAAACTTCAAAATCTTAATATCGAAGTGACGAACCATATGTCTACGTTAGAAGACGATGAAGCGAAGAAATTGGATCAGGCTTTCGGAAAAGGGCAGAGTCCTCAACAACCGAAACAGGAAAAAGGCAATGCTGCTAAACCGAAAGACAACAAAAAGCCGGCAAATAAGAACCAGAAAAATAACAAGAAAAAGCAAAAACCAGCACAACAGCAGCCACAAGCTCAGAAAAAGGCTAAGAATCAGACACCTGAGAAAATCACCTACTCTGGCAGCCTGACCGTTGGTGAGCTGGCTGAGAAATTAGGTAAAGATTCATCTGATATTATTAAAAAACTCATGAATTTAGGGGTTATGGCTACGAAAAACCAGGATATGGATGCTGACTCCATCGAGTTAATTTGTGGAGAGTATGACGTTGAAGTAGAAGAAGAAGTCATTGTCGATGAAACAGACATCGAAAATATGACATTCGATGACGATCCTGCAGACTTGCAAGAGCGTCCGGCAGTCGTGACCATTATGGGACACGTCGACCATGGTAAAACAACGCTTCTTGACCAAATCCGGAACACGAAAGTGACAGAAGGTGAAGCAGGCGGGATTACCCAGCATATCGGTGCTTATCAAATTGAAGAAAATGAAAAGAAAATCACTTTCCTTGATACACCAGGTCACGCCGCATTCACGAGTATGCGTTCCCGAGGAGCGCAAGTGACAGATATCGCAATTCTGGTAGTTGCTGCTGATGACGGAGTCATGCCACAAACAAAAGAGGCCATCAGTCACGCAAAAGCTGCCGGAGTCCCGATTATCGTAGCTGTCAACAAGATGGATAAAGAAGGCGCTAACCCTGACCGCGTCATGCAAGAATTGATGGAATATGAATTGATCGCCGAAGATTTCGGTGGTGAAACGATATTTGTCAAAATGTCAGCCGTTAACGGTGAGGGTATCGAGAATCTTTTAGAAATGATTGTGCTTGTTTCTGAAATGGAAGAACTGAATGCCAATCCTGATCGTGCTGCCTATGGTACAGTCATCGAAGCTGAATTGGATAAAGGTCGCGGACCTGTAGCAACATTGCTTGTGCAAAACGGTACACTCAATGTCAGTGACTCCCTAGTTGTCGGGAATACATGGGGTCGTGTACGTGCGATGGTCAACGATATCGGACGTCGGGTGAAAGTTGCTGGACCGTCTACTCCTGTGGAAATTACGGGTCTTAACAATGTCCCGCAAGCAGGTGATCGCTTCTTAGTATTCGACGATGAGAAGAAAGCACGATCTGTCGGTGAAGCACGTGCTCAGAAACATTTAGAAGAAAATCGGAGTTCAACAGCGAGAGTCAGCTTGGATGACCTGTTCGATCAGATCAAACAAGGTGAGGTCAAGGATATTAACCTGATCGTCAAAGGTGACGTTCAAGGGTCTGTTGAAGCTTTGGCAGGGTCTCTAGAAAAAATTGAAGTTGAAGGCGTCAAAGTCAAAATCATCCACACAGGTGTAGGTGCTATCACAGAATCTGATATCGCGCTGGCTTCTGCTTCCAATGCCATCGTTATCGGTTTTAACGTCCGTCCAGATGGGAATGCTAGAAAAGCGGCAGAGTCTGAGGATGTAGAAATCCGTCTGCACAACATCATTTATAAAGTGATGGAAGAAATTGAAGCGGCGATGAAAGGGATGCTCGATCCTGAATATGAAGAGAAGATTATCGGGCAAGTTGAAGTTCGTGAAATCTTCAAAGTATCTAAAATCGGTACAATCGCCGGTTCATATGTAACAGAAGGTAAAGTGAACCGTAACTCAGGAATCCGCATCATCCGTGATGGTGTCGTCATCTACGAAGGTGAAATTGATGCTCTGAAACGTTATAAAGATGATGCTAAAGAAGTGCAAAAAGGTTATGAGTGCGGGATTACAATTAAGAACTTCAACGATATTAAAGTCGGTGACATTATCGAACCATTTGAAATGCAGGAAATTGAACGCACATGA
- a CDS encoding YlxQ family RNA-binding protein — MSGSYLNLIGLALRAGKCTLGEESIIKDIQKRKAKLVLIANDTGKQTKKKLTDKCSFYEIPCYVVDDRDTLSQAIGKAGRVAIAVLDQGFAKKLQSLLDESIRG, encoded by the coding sequence ATGAGTGGCAGTTATCTGAATTTGATTGGATTGGCCCTAAGAGCAGGAAAATGTACGCTCGGGGAAGAGTCGATCATCAAAGACATTCAGAAGCGTAAAGCGAAACTGGTACTCATAGCCAATGACACTGGCAAACAAACAAAGAAAAAGCTGACAGATAAATGCAGCTTTTATGAAATACCCTGCTATGTGGTTGATGATCGAGATACATTATCACAAGCCATTGGAAAGGCAGGGAGAGTCGCGATCGCAGTTCTGGACCAAGGATTTGCGAAAAAGTTGCAATCGCTACTCGATGAATCTATTCGGGGGTGA
- the rnpM gene encoding RNase P modulator RnpM, which translates to MTRSKKPLRKCIVTQEMVPKQQLIRVVRNKDGEIFVDETGKRNGRGAYLSKDIQVIEQAEKQQVLNRHLKANVDASVYEELKAKIKADKS; encoded by the coding sequence ATGACCCGTTCCAAAAAACCTTTAAGAAAATGTATAGTTACTCAGGAAATGGTCCCCAAGCAACAGCTTATCCGCGTTGTCCGCAATAAAGACGGAGAGATATTCGTGGATGAAACAGGTAAGAGGAACGGTCGGGGAGCCTACCTCTCCAAAGATATCCAAGTCATAGAACAAGCAGAAAAGCAGCAAGTGCTCAACCGTCATTTAAAAGCTAATGTCGATGCAAGTGTCTATGAAGAATTGAAAGCTAAAATAAAGGCGGACAAATCATGA
- the nusA gene encoding transcription termination factor NusA: MSSELFDAMNYLEKEKGIDKNLLLEALEAALISAYKKNFNSATNVRVDINEEESAMKVLARKEIVEEVMDSQQEISLEEAKEIDPNYEIEDVIEVEVTPMDFGRIAAQAAKQVVTQRVREAERGIIYGEYVDREEDVMTGIIQRKDPRFVYVNLGKIEARLPEGEQMPTETYEVHDRLKVFVTKVENSNKGPHIYVSRTHPGLLKRLFEMEVPEIYDGTVEVMSVAREAGDRSKISVYAEDQEIDPVGSCVGQRGQRVQAIVNELKGEKIDIVQWSEDPVAYVSNALSPSKVVEVLVDEEEKATTVIVPDYQLSLAIGKRGQNARLAAKLTGWKIDIKSESEAREQGMLTEQSETDADTDLDEEMFDEE, from the coding sequence TTGAGTAGTGAACTATTTGATGCCATGAATTATTTAGAAAAGGAAAAAGGCATCGACAAGAATTTGTTGTTGGAAGCGCTGGAGGCAGCTCTAATATCTGCTTATAAGAAGAACTTTAATTCCGCAACGAATGTCCGAGTGGATATTAATGAAGAAGAAAGTGCTATGAAAGTGTTAGCAAGGAAAGAAATCGTTGAAGAAGTCATGGATTCTCAGCAAGAAATCTCACTTGAAGAAGCAAAAGAAATCGATCCGAATTATGAGATTGAAGATGTGATTGAAGTGGAAGTGACTCCGATGGACTTTGGACGCATTGCTGCTCAAGCTGCCAAGCAGGTTGTCACACAGCGAGTCCGTGAAGCGGAACGCGGCATTATTTATGGTGAGTATGTCGATCGTGAAGAAGATGTCATGACGGGGATCATCCAGCGTAAGGATCCTCGGTTTGTTTATGTGAACCTGGGCAAGATTGAAGCACGCCTGCCTGAAGGTGAACAAATGCCGACAGAAACTTATGAAGTACATGATCGTTTGAAGGTGTTCGTGACCAAGGTTGAAAACAGCAACAAAGGTCCACACATTTATGTTTCCAGAACTCATCCCGGTTTATTGAAACGCTTGTTCGAGATGGAGGTTCCTGAAATTTACGACGGTACCGTTGAAGTAATGTCTGTAGCGCGTGAAGCAGGTGACCGATCTAAGATATCTGTTTATGCAGAAGATCAAGAAATCGATCCAGTCGGCTCTTGTGTCGGCCAAAGAGGTCAGCGGGTCCAAGCGATCGTCAATGAATTGAAGGGTGAAAAAATCGATATCGTCCAGTGGTCTGAAGACCCTGTAGCGTATGTTTCGAACGCATTAAGTCCATCCAAGGTCGTTGAAGTGCTCGTAGATGAAGAAGAAAAAGCGACGACGGTCATCGTTCCCGATTATCAGCTGTCCCTGGCTATTGGCAAACGCGGCCAAAATGCACGTTTAGCTGCTAAGCTGACAGGTTGGAAGATCGATATCAAGAGTGAAAGTGAAGCTCGTGAACAAGGAATGCTAACAGAGCAAAGTGAAACAGACGCAGATACTGATCTTGATGAAGAAATGTTTGATGAAGAATAA
- the rimP gene encoding ribosome maturation factor RimP → MSNHVTSVTERLVHPILDEMDLELVDIEYKKEGQNWYLRVFIDKEGGVDIEECGQVSEQLSEKLDEEDPIEIPYFLEVASPGAERPLKSEADFTKFVGEYVYMKLYEPIDGEKEFEGTLRSFEDSTAVVEIRIKTRKKQLEIPYQKIAKANLAVTFN, encoded by the coding sequence ATGAGCAATCATGTTACATCCGTTACTGAACGGCTCGTTCATCCGATTCTGGATGAAATGGACTTGGAACTTGTTGATATCGAATATAAAAAAGAAGGACAAAATTGGTACCTTCGTGTCTTCATCGATAAAGAAGGTGGAGTAGACATTGAAGAATGCGGACAAGTTTCTGAACAATTGAGTGAAAAGCTGGATGAAGAAGATCCGATTGAAATTCCTTACTTTTTGGAAGTCGCTTCACCAGGGGCTGAACGACCTTTGAAATCAGAAGCCGATTTCACAAAATTCGTCGGTGAGTATGTGTATATGAAGTTATACGAACCGATCGATGGCGAAAAAGAATTTGAAGGAACATTGAGATCTTTCGAAGATTCTACAGCCGTTGTGGAAATACGCATAAAAACAAGAAAGAAACAGCTTGAAATTCCGTATCAGAAAATAGCCAAAGCTAATTTAGCTGTTACGTTCAATTAA